Proteins from one Ahaetulla prasina isolate Xishuangbanna chromosome 2, ASM2864084v1, whole genome shotgun sequence genomic window:
- the LOC131191197 gene encoding cholinesterase-like: MPCLLCPSLLCCLLLLLPFPLASSSASNGDTVVITSSGPIKGKQFLADLGSVTAYLGIPYAEPPLGKLRFQKPLPHQPWKQTLEATSFGNSCPQFLFLDELETEIWSPKTPLSEDCLSLNIWVPHPQPSSPVPVLVWIHGGGYLGGTSSVDVFNGSSLAATENVIVVTINYRLGALGFLYLPPAAPGNLGLWDQQLALKWIKENAAAFGGDPSRVTIFGHSAGGASVNFHLLAPKSQDFFAQAVIQSGTANAFWAWRPSQEAKRLSQEFVHLLGCSEGNNTSILHCLQTKNISEFIQHEISLFRKLGFFLNFPFKPTIDGDFLLGDPEKLMEEGQIQVKPVLIGKNSDEGGSIVHYIFSDINENLINQEQLLKGIQLLVPNATEDFVQTFALRHSEGNHGPAQYRSALSHFFAHWVIACPLIEAAGNIRKTGSPVYAYLFTHRPSWSAWPEWTEAHHGAEIPYIFGTLESVFPVNQTYTESEARLSHKMMHYWAEFARTGNPAGLVATKDEWSLYNATEQNFFVLNSESSREMEKEPVHHCHFLKKHFSKSDDP; encoded by the exons ATGCCTTGTCTGCTATGCCCGTCTCTCTTGTgctgcctccttctcctcctcccctttccattAGCCTCCAGTTCTGCTTCTAATGGGGACACAGTGGTCATAACCAGCAGTGGTCCTATTAAGGGCAAGCAGTTCCTGGCTGACCTTGGATCTGTGACAGCCTATCTAGGCATTCCTTATGCTGAGCCTCCCCTGGGGAAGTTGCGTTTCCAGAAACCTCTTCCACATCAGCCATGGAAGCAAACACTGGAGGCCACCAGCTTTGGCAATTCCTGCCCTCAATTTCTTTTCCTGGATGAACTTGAAACAGAGATATGGTCTCCTAAAACACCACTGTCAGAAGATTGCCTTTCCCTCAACATCTGGGTGCCACACCCACAACCTTCTTCACCAGTCCCTGTTTTGGTCTGGATACACGGAGGGGGATATTTAGGAGGTACCTCTTCTGTGGATGTGTTCAATGGGTCATCTTTGGCTGCCACTGAGAACGTCATTGTGGTCACCATCAATTATCGCTTGGGAGCCCTGGGCTTTCTGTACTTGCCACCAGCTGCTCCAGGGAACCTAGGTTTATGGGACCAACAGCTGGCCCTGAAGTGGATAAAAGAGAATGCAGCTGCCTTTGGGGGAGATCCTTCTCGGGTGACCATTTTTGGCCACAGTGCTGGAGGAGCTTCTGTGAATTTCCATCTTCTCGCACCAAAAAGCCAGGACTTTTTTGCCCAAGCGGTGATCCAGAGTGGAACAGCCAATGCCTTCTGGGCTTGGAGGCCTTCTCAGGAAGCCAAACGGTTATCGCAGGAATTTGTTCATCTGCTAGGTTGCTCCGAGGGCAATAATACCAGCATACTGCATTGTCTGcaaacaaaaaatatttctgaatttattcagcatgaaatatcTCTGTTCCGCAAACTTGGCTTCTTTCTGAATTTTCCTTTCAAGCCAACCATAGATGGGGATTTTTTGCTTGGTGATCCAGAAAAGCTAATGGAAGAGGGGCAAATTCAGGTCAAACCAGTCCTCATAGGTAAGAACTCTGACGAAGGTGGCTCAATTGTCCACTATATTTTCTCTGACATCAACGAAAATCTCATCAATCAGGAGCAACTTCTGAAAGGGATACAACTGTTGGTGCCAAATGCAACTGAAGATTTTGTTCAGACTTTTGCACTGAGGCATAGTGAAGGAAATCATGGTCCAGCACAATATCGCTCTGCTCTGTCGCACTTTTTTGCACATTGGGTTATTGCATGCCCATTGATTGAAGCTGCGGGAAATATCAGGAAAACTGGGAGTCCTGTATATGCCTATTTATTCACACATCGCCCTTCATGGTCAGCTTGGCCTGAATGGACTGAGGCACACCATGGTGCTGAGATTCCTTATATTTTCGGAACCCTTGAATCAGTGTTTCCTGTCAATCAAACGTACACAGAGTCTGAAGCCAGACTGAGCCATAAAATGATGCACTACTGGGCAGAGTTTGCCAGAACTGG GAATCCTGCTGGGTTGGTGGCCACCAAGGATGAGTGGTCGCTCTATAATGCCACGGAGCAGAATTTCTTCGTTCTTAATAGTGAGTCATCCCGGGAAATGGAGAAAGAACCTGTTCACCATTGCCATTTTCTAaagaagcatttttcaaagtctgATGACCCAT GA